In the genome of Populus trichocarpa isolate Nisqually-1 chromosome 6, P.trichocarpa_v4.1, whole genome shotgun sequence, one region contains:
- the LOC7462258 gene encoding uncharacterized protein LOC7462258 isoform X2 gives MVWVVNKQVQIGKGKRCHLWLGALLCWLCFMVVTPKITLSHKPLQFADMRNFLGVPNTLNVITNFPFLLVGVVGFVLSLQGCFFNISFMAERVGQRAGLSCLFGLLFAVLFSTAYARTFNDLRLCMMFQLIPCVAIPAMTFLYPPKYTHSRYWLWAAGVCLLAKFEDALDKKIYNANRYFISGHSLEHLCSAAIPVLFAIMLIHRTIRCQRLGDLKERPRP, from the exons ATGGTGTGGGTGGTAAATAAGCAGGTGCAAATAGGGAAAGGGAAGAGATGTCACTTATGGTTAGGGGCATTATTATGCTGGCTTTGTTTCATGGTAGTCACTCCTAAAATCACTTTATCTCACAAACCTCTCCAGTTTGCTGACATGAGAAATTTCCTTG GAGTGCCTAATACTTTGAATGTGATCACCAATTTCCCTTTTTTGCTTGTTGGTGTTGTGGGGTTTGTGCTTTCTCTTCAAGGATGCTTTTTTAACATAAG TTTCATGGCAGAGAGAGTGGGGCAAAGGGCTGGATTGAGTTGCTTGTTTGGATTACTATTTGCTGTTTTGTTTAGCACAGCTTATGCAAG AACATTTAATGATCTTCGATTGTGCATGATGTTCCAGTTGATTCCATGTGTAGCTATACCGGCCATGACTTTTTTATACCCACCCAAATACACACATTCAAGATATTGGCTTTGGGCAGCAG GTGTTTGCCTTTTAGCCAAGTTTGAAGATGCTCTTGACAAGAAAATATACAATGCAAATCGGTACTTTATCAGCGGTCACTCCTTGGAGCACTTGTGCTCGGCAGCAATTCCTGTTTTGTTCGCAATTATGCTCATACACAGAACCATTAGATGTCAAAG ATTAGGTGATTTGAAAGAGCGCCCGCGTCCTTGA
- the LOC7462258 gene encoding uncharacterized protein LOC7462258 isoform X1 gives MVWVVNKQVQIGKGKRCHLWLGALLCWLCFMVVTPKITLSHKPLQFADMRNFLGVPNTLNVITNFPFLLVGVVGFVLSLQGCFFNISLKGEVWGWALFYGGIVGLAFGSAYYHLKPDDSRVMWDTLPMMIAYSSLFSSFMAERVGQRAGLSCLFGLLFAVLFSTAYARTFNDLRLCMMFQLIPCVAIPAMTFLYPPKYTHSRYWLWAAGVCLLAKFEDALDKKIYNANRYFISGHSLEHLCSAAIPVLFAIMLIHRTIRCQRLGDLKERPRP, from the exons ATGGTGTGGGTGGTAAATAAGCAGGTGCAAATAGGGAAAGGGAAGAGATGTCACTTATGGTTAGGGGCATTATTATGCTGGCTTTGTTTCATGGTAGTCACTCCTAAAATCACTTTATCTCACAAACCTCTCCAGTTTGCTGACATGAGAAATTTCCTTG GAGTGCCTAATACTTTGAATGTGATCACCAATTTCCCTTTTTTGCTTGTTGGTGTTGTGGGGTTTGTGCTTTCTCTTCAAGGATGCTTTTTTAACATAAG TTTGAAAGGAGAGGTTTGGGGCTGGGCACTATTTTATGGTGGAATAGTGGGTTTGGCTTTTGGTTCTGCTTACTATCATCTCAAGCCTGATGACAGTAGAGTAATGTGGGACACCTTACCG ATGATGATAGCATATTCTTCACTTTTCTCTAGTTTCATGGCAGAGAGAGTGGGGCAAAGGGCTGGATTGAGTTGCTTGTTTGGATTACTATTTGCTGTTTTGTTTAGCACAGCTTATGCAAG AACATTTAATGATCTTCGATTGTGCATGATGTTCCAGTTGATTCCATGTGTAGCTATACCGGCCATGACTTTTTTATACCCACCCAAATACACACATTCAAGATATTGGCTTTGGGCAGCAG GTGTTTGCCTTTTAGCCAAGTTTGAAGATGCTCTTGACAAGAAAATATACAATGCAAATCGGTACTTTATCAGCGGTCACTCCTTGGAGCACTTGTGCTCGGCAGCAATTCCTGTTTTGTTCGCAATTATGCTCATACACAGAACCATTAGATGTCAAAG ATTAGGTGATTTGAAAGAGCGCCCGCGTCCTTGA